The following are from one region of the Cloacibacillus sp. genome:
- a CDS encoding nucleotide exchange factor GrpE, translating into MDEQKKPNCGEPQMKDEPELEGIPAAEENIPQSEAGESEALKDEVRKLKEEVARGRADYFNLRTRMERDRENNAKLAAEQAINEMLPVFENLERIAAAVEDKDSSLAKGMSMVIKQFADGLCKLGLEFISTDGEFDPSLHEAVCMEPVDDAAKDGHIVGALCRGYKLAGRVLKASQVRVGKYNG; encoded by the coding sequence ATGGACGAGCAGAAGAAACCGAATTGCGGCGAGCCGCAGATGAAGGATGAGCCGGAGCTCGAAGGCATCCCGGCCGCCGAGGAGAATATTCCCCAGTCTGAAGCGGGGGAGTCCGAGGCGCTGAAAGATGAGGTTCGCAAGCTCAAAGAAGAGGTGGCAAGGGGCAGGGCCGACTATTTTAACCTGCGTACTCGTATGGAACGGGACCGCGAGAACAACGCTAAGCTTGCCGCCGAGCAGGCGATAAATGAAATGCTGCCGGTATTTGAGAATCTTGAGCGGATCGCGGCGGCGGTCGAAGATAAGGATAGCAGCCTTGCGAAGGGCATGTCGATGGTGATCAAACAGTTCGCCGACGGCCTCTGCAAGCTTGGGCTTGAGTTTATTTCGACGGACGGCGAATTCGACCCCTCTCTCCATGAGGCGGTATGTATGGAGCCGGTGGATGACGCCGCTAAGGACGGACATATAGTAGGCGCGCTGTGCCGCGGCTATAAGCTTGCGGGGCGCGTGCTTAAGGCTTCCCAGGTGCGGGTCGGCAAGTATAACGGCTGA
- the dnaK gene encoding molecular chaperone DnaK produces MGKVIGIDLGTTNSCVAVKEGDNVTVIPNPEGQRTTPSVVAFTKDGEILVGQLAKRQAIVNPDRTIISIKRSMGTDKTVTVDGKAYTPQQISAMILQKLKKDAEEYLGTAVTDAVITCPAYFTDAQRQATKDAGTIAGLNVLRIINEPTAACLAYGVNLEKGDHKIMVYDLGGGTFDVSILDVGDGVFEVLSTAGDNLLGGDDWDNAVVEWLAAEFKKSDGIDLLKDKMASQRLREAAEKAKIELSSMQETTISLPFITADANGPKHLELKLTRAKFEDLTRSLLDKTIAPVKTAMKDAGLEPSQINKILLVGGSTRMPMVQKLVTELMGKEPTKGINPDECVAMGAAIQGAILSGEQQGIVLVDVTPLSLGLETLGGVFTKIIDKNTAIPVSKSQVFTTAADNQPQVEIHVLQGERAMAGDNVSLGRFFLDGIKPAPRGIPQIEVTFDIDANGIVNVTAKDKATGKAQNITIQSSRLSDEEIEKMRRDAEINESADKKRKELIEARNEAESVIYQAEKLVKESGSADAAAQAKVNDRVAKVREKMSGEDADAIKAETKQLMDEMNVLAQAAQSAGAQTGAQQQPPQQEENPDGETVEAEFHEEDN; encoded by the coding sequence ATGGGAAAAGTTATTGGAATAGACCTTGGAACAACTAACAGCTGCGTGGCTGTAAAAGAGGGAGACAATGTCACAGTAATACCAAACCCGGAAGGACAGCGCACGACCCCCTCCGTCGTGGCCTTTACCAAAGACGGCGAGATACTCGTCGGACAGCTTGCGAAGCGTCAGGCGATCGTTAACCCCGACCGTACGATCATCTCGATCAAACGTTCTATGGGCACGGACAAGACGGTGACTGTCGACGGCAAAGCCTACACGCCGCAGCAGATATCGGCGATGATTCTGCAGAAACTAAAGAAGGACGCGGAGGAATATCTCGGCACCGCCGTTACGGATGCCGTCATCACCTGCCCGGCCTACTTCACCGACGCTCAGCGTCAGGCTACTAAGGACGCGGGGACCATCGCGGGGCTTAACGTGCTTCGTATCATCAACGAGCCGACGGCGGCCTGTCTCGCCTACGGTGTGAACCTGGAAAAGGGCGACCATAAGATCATGGTCTACGACCTCGGCGGCGGCACCTTCGACGTTTCGATCCTCGATGTGGGCGACGGCGTCTTTGAGGTCCTCTCCACAGCGGGCGACAACCTCCTCGGTGGCGACGACTGGGATAACGCGGTAGTGGAATGGCTCGCGGCGGAATTCAAGAAGAGCGACGGCATCGACCTCCTGAAAGACAAGATGGCCTCGCAGCGCCTCCGCGAAGCGGCGGAAAAGGCGAAGATAGAGCTCTCATCAATGCAGGAGACGACGATCTCGCTTCCCTTCATCACCGCGGACGCCAACGGACCGAAGCATCTTGAGCTCAAACTTACCCGCGCAAAGTTTGAGGACCTCACGCGCAGCCTGCTGGACAAGACCATCGCCCCTGTCAAGACGGCGATGAAGGACGCCGGACTCGAGCCCTCGCAGATCAATAAGATCCTTCTCGTCGGCGGCTCCACCCGCATGCCGATGGTGCAGAAGCTCGTGACCGAGCTTATGGGCAAAGAGCCTACCAAGGGCATCAACCCCGACGAATGCGTCGCGATGGGCGCGGCGATCCAGGGCGCGATCCTTTCGGGAGAGCAGCAGGGTATCGTCCTCGTCGACGTTACGCCGCTCTCGCTCGGACTTGAGACCCTAGGCGGCGTCTTTACGAAGATAATTGACAAGAACACCGCGATACCGGTATCCAAGAGCCAGGTGTTCACAACGGCGGCCGACAATCAGCCGCAGGTCGAGATACACGTCCTGCAGGGCGAGCGCGCGATGGCGGGAGACAACGTCTCGCTGGGACGTTTCTTCCTAGACGGCATCAAGCCGGCGCCGCGCGGTATCCCGCAGATAGAGGTCACCTTCGACATCGACGCCAACGGCATCGTCAACGTCACCGCGAAGGACAAGGCTACCGGTAAGGCGCAGAACATCACGATCCAGTCCTCACGCCTCAGCGATGAGGAGATCGAGAAGATGCGCCGCGACGCGGAGATCAACGAAAGCGCCGACAAGAAGCGCAAAGAGCTTATCGAGGCGCGCAACGAGGCCGAGTCCGTGATCTATCAGGCCGAGAAACTTGTGAAGGAATCAGGCTCTGCCGACGCTGCGGCCCAGGCGAAGGTCAACGACAGGGTTGCCAAGGTCCGCGAAAAGATGAGCGGAGAGGACGCCGACGCCATCAAAGCGGAGACGAAGCAGCTGATGGACGAGATGAACGTGCTCGCCCAGGCGGCCCAGAGCGCTGGAGCCCAGACAGGCGCGCAGCAGCAGCCGCCGCAGCAGGAAGAGAACCCCGACGGGGAGACCGTTGAGGCCGAATTCCACGAAGAAGACAATTAA
- the dnaJ gene encoding molecular chaperone DnaJ has translation MAAPGKKDYYEILGVSRGASADEIKKAYRTLTRKYHPDANPGNAEAEAKYKEINEANEVLSDPKKKAQYDQFGYVGDMPPGGFGGEGGFGGFGGQGQTFSQEDLGDIFGDLFGAGGFGGGRRRASNPNAPRRGADLEATVKITLEEAYRGLKRKLEIPRLDTCKHCGGSGAEPGSKVETCPTCHGTGQMHEVVNTPFGQMQQSVTCTTCHGKGKIIDKVCTECRGKGRVKRIQNVEVKIPAGVDTGTRLRVSSKGEAGINGGPAGDLFILTEVMPDSRFTRKGDDLNTTVEISFPQAALGSEVKVETFDGMEKLDIPAGTQAGSKLRIRGRGMPRLKGKGSGDMNILVKVKVPKSLTAKERELLKELAKEGGQQVNA, from the coding sequence ATGGCTGCTCCCGGTAAAAAAGACTATTATGAAATATTGGGTGTTAGCCGGGGAGCATCGGCTGACGAAATAAAGAAGGCCTACCGTACCCTTACGCGGAAATATCATCCCGATGCAAACCCGGGCAACGCCGAGGCGGAGGCTAAATATAAGGAAATCAACGAAGCGAACGAAGTGCTGAGCGATCCGAAAAAAAAGGCGCAGTACGACCAGTTCGGCTACGTGGGTGATATGCCGCCCGGCGGTTTCGGCGGAGAGGGCGGCTTCGGAGGCTTTGGCGGACAGGGACAGACCTTCTCGCAGGAGGACCTGGGCGATATTTTTGGGGATCTTTTCGGAGCGGGCGGCTTCGGAGGCGGACGCCGCCGCGCCTCAAACCCGAACGCGCCGCGGCGCGGCGCCGACCTTGAGGCCACCGTCAAGATCACCCTTGAAGAGGCCTACCGCGGACTTAAGCGCAAGCTTGAGATACCGCGCCTTGATACCTGTAAACATTGCGGCGGCAGCGGCGCGGAGCCAGGCAGCAAGGTAGAGACCTGCCCGACCTGTCACGGCACGGGACAGATGCACGAGGTGGTCAACACTCCATTTGGTCAGATGCAGCAGTCTGTGACCTGTACCACCTGCCACGGCAAGGGCAAGATCATCGACAAGGTCTGCACTGAATGCCGCGGCAAGGGACGCGTAAAACGTATACAGAACGTCGAAGTTAAAATTCCCGCCGGTGTTGACACCGGCACGAGACTTCGCGTCTCAAGCAAGGGGGAGGCCGGGATCAACGGCGGTCCGGCCGGCGACCTCTTTATCCTCACCGAAGTGATGCCCGACAGCCGGTTCACGCGCAAGGGCGACGACCTCAATACGACGGTTGAGATATCCTTCCCGCAGGCGGCGCTTGGCAGTGAGGTCAAAGTGGAGACCTTCGACGGCATGGAAAAACTCGACATCCCGGCTGGTACGCAGGCCGGTTCGAAGCTGCGCATTCGCGGACGCGGAATGCCGCGGCTCAAGGGCAAAGGCAGCGGCGATATGAACATCCTCGTTAAGGTCAAGGTGCCCAAGAGCCTCACCGCTAAGGAGCGCGAGCTGCTGAAAGAGCTCGCGAAAGAGGGCGGCCAGCAGGTGAACGCGTAA
- a CDS encoding ABC transporter substrate-binding protein: MRKVLALLALIIIVFAAGTAMAAEPIKIGYLAALTGDYAQYGITEVNMAKLVVGDINAKGGILGRKIELIPYDTKTRNEDAVNAVRRMIESDKVCAIVGANSSGINIATAPIVAKGKTPQISTVGTNPFVTVDNKGKVRPYSFRICFTDPYQGALAADLAYNDLKKTKAAILYNVGSDYAQGLREFFVKDYEKLGGKIVADEGFRETDVDFRAQLTTIKNSGADLLFLPGMGKDMALAIKQAQELGLKVTVIGGDGYAEFMNEIAGPAMKGTFWVNHTYLDDPEMAPIFARYKEVYKDDCKEFVNGTMAYDAMYWLIDAINRAGKADGQAIAKALEETKGLKLHHATLTIDPATHNPINKAGIILKVGDDLKTKFYKKVEPK, translated from the coding sequence TTGAGAAAAGTACTAGCTTTACTAGCTCTTATTATCATCGTATTTGCGGCGGGAACCGCGATGGCTGCGGAGCCCATCAAGATCGGTTATCTCGCGGCCCTTACCGGAGACTATGCCCAATACGGGATCACGGAAGTCAACATGGCTAAACTTGTCGTCGGCGACATCAACGCCAAAGGCGGTATCCTTGGACGTAAAATTGAACTTATCCCCTACGATACAAAAACCCGTAATGAAGACGCGGTCAACGCCGTACGCCGCATGATCGAAAGCGACAAGGTCTGCGCGATCGTCGGAGCCAACTCCAGCGGCATCAACATCGCCACCGCGCCTATCGTCGCCAAGGGCAAGACCCCGCAGATCTCAACTGTCGGGACCAACCCATTTGTAACGGTTGACAATAAGGGCAAAGTCCGCCCCTATTCCTTCCGTATCTGCTTCACGGACCCCTATCAGGGAGCTCTCGCGGCAGACCTCGCCTACAACGACCTTAAAAAGACTAAGGCCGCTATCCTCTATAACGTAGGTTCCGACTACGCGCAGGGGCTGCGTGAATTCTTTGTCAAGGACTATGAGAAGCTTGGCGGAAAGATCGTTGCCGACGAAGGCTTCCGCGAGACGGACGTCGACTTCCGCGCTCAGCTGACGACGATCAAGAACTCCGGCGCCGACCTGCTCTTCCTGCCCGGCATGGGCAAGGATATGGCGCTCGCCATCAAGCAGGCGCAGGAACTGGGGCTTAAGGTGACGGTCATCGGCGGAGACGGCTATGCCGAATTTATGAATGAAATCGCCGGACCCGCGATGAAGGGAACGTTCTGGGTCAACCACACATACCTCGACGACCCCGAAATGGCGCCGATATTCGCGCGTTATAAGGAAGTCTACAAGGACGACTGCAAAGAATTCGTGAACGGTACGATGGCCTATGACGCGATGTACTGGCTCATCGACGCGATCAATCGCGCCGGCAAGGCCGACGGACAGGCGATCGCCAAGGCCCTCGAAGAGACGAAGGGGCTGAAGCTGCATCACGCCACGCTCACCATCGACCCCGCGACCCATAACCCGATCAATAAGGCAGGTATCATCCTTAAAGTCGGAGACGACCTTAAAACTAAATTCTACAAGAAGGTAGAACCGAAATAA
- a CDS encoding branched-chain amino acid ABC transporter permease, producing METLIQQLINGLSLGSVYALIAVGYSLVYSVLLFSNFAHGGFLVIGGYICYFALRAGGMNIWLASLAALVGSGLSAIIVERLAYRPIRERTPVTLYMLIASMGMSIVIENIFVVTVGGRFRALPPVIPTNPVNFFGLATTSAFDILSLVTAVVFLVGLQIFLVKTKWGLAIRAASYNLKTAGLMGVNVNRLISIVFFVAGLLAGVGGIFLSVRYTLYPQLGMITTKAFVAAVIGGLGSLPGAVVGSLILGLAEMLTAGFISSQFRDLVVFGILIVTLIVRPTGLFGKSVGEKV from the coding sequence TTGGAGACCCTTATCCAGCAGCTTATTAACGGACTGTCCTTGGGTTCTGTATACGCCCTTATCGCAGTTGGTTATTCGCTAGTATATTCAGTTCTCTTATTTTCCAATTTCGCCCATGGCGGATTTCTGGTCATCGGCGGATATATCTGTTATTTCGCGCTTCGTGCCGGCGGGATGAATATTTGGCTCGCGTCGCTGGCGGCGCTGGTCGGCTCGGGGCTCTCGGCTATCATCGTCGAACGCCTCGCCTATCGTCCCATAAGGGAACGTACCCCTGTCACTCTCTATATGCTTATAGCCTCCATGGGCATGAGCATCGTGATCGAGAATATTTTCGTGGTCACGGTCGGAGGCCGCTTCCGCGCCCTGCCGCCTGTGATTCCGACTAATCCGGTAAATTTCTTCGGTTTGGCCACCACCAGCGCCTTTGACATCCTTTCGCTTGTTACAGCCGTCGTCTTTCTTGTGGGACTGCAGATATTCCTTGTCAAGACTAAATGGGGGCTCGCCATCCGCGCCGCCTCCTATAACCTCAAAACGGCCGGACTGATGGGCGTCAACGTGAACAGGCTCATTTCCATAGTCTTTTTCGTCGCGGGACTTCTCGCCGGCGTCGGCGGCATTTTCCTCTCCGTCCGTTATACGCTCTATCCGCAGCTTGGAATGATAACGACGAAGGCTTTTGTCGCCGCGGTCATCGGCGGGCTCGGCTCGCTGCCGGGCGCTGTTGTCGGCAGCCTCATCCTCGGCCTCGCGGAGATGCTGACGGCCGGGTTCATCTCAAGCCAGTTCCGTGATTTGGTCGTCTTCGGCATTCTTATTGTGACTTTGATCGTGCGTCCTACGGGGCTCTTCGGAAAATCCGTCGGAGAAAAGGTGTAA
- a CDS encoding branched-chain amino acid ABC transporter permease has protein sequence MEGYAIGVITLLAINCVAALGVSLFTGFTGVFTLGHAGYMAIGAYTAAILTVEYGVHYVVAIAAGGILAMIIAYLIGIPTLKLVGDYYAIVSLGLGEAIRLIIENWNSVTRGARGYPGIDGYTTLPVALGFFIVLAVAMFFLVNSTYGRAFKACRDDYVAASLLGFNTAHFRVLSLAISGFYCGVSGGLLAGYMSFIQPVMFDMAKSTELVSVVVFGGLGSMSGCLIGTTILTLVTELFRPISQYRMLIYGLVLVLVMVLRPEGIMGTSELTPGYIKRLFSRKKKTDAAEEGAR, from the coding sequence ATGGAAGGTTATGCCATTGGTGTTATCACCCTTCTTGCGATCAACTGTGTCGCCGCCCTTGGAGTATCCCTCTTTACGGGATTTACGGGAGTCTTTACCCTCGGTCATGCCGGATACATGGCGATCGGGGCCTACACCGCGGCCATTCTGACGGTTGAGTACGGCGTCCATTATGTCGTGGCCATCGCTGCTGGCGGCATTCTGGCCATGATCATCGCTTATCTTATCGGTATTCCGACGCTGAAACTTGTAGGCGACTACTACGCCATCGTTTCACTCGGTCTCGGCGAGGCTATCAGGCTCATTATCGAAAACTGGAACTCCGTCACGCGCGGTGCGCGCGGTTACCCCGGTATCGACGGCTATACCACGTTGCCGGTGGCGCTGGGATTCTTTATTGTGCTGGCGGTGGCGATGTTCTTCCTCGTCAACAGCACCTACGGCCGCGCCTTTAAGGCCTGCCGCGACGACTACGTGGCAGCTTCGCTGCTGGGTTTCAATACGGCTCATTTCCGTGTCCTGAGCCTCGCGATATCCGGCTTTTACTGCGGCGTTTCCGGCGGGCTTCTGGCCGGCTATATGTCATTTATACAGCCCGTGATGTTTGACATGGCGAAATCGACGGAACTTGTCTCCGTCGTCGTCTTCGGAGGCCTAGGTTCTATGAGCGGCTGTCTGATCGGTACCACGATCCTGACCCTTGTTACGGAACTTTTCCGTCCCATTTCGCAGTACCGTATGCTCATTTACGGCCTTGTGCTGGTGCTGGTGATGGTCCTGCGTCCCGAGGGTATCATGGGGACCAGCGAACTTACGCCCGGCTACATAAAGAGACTCTTTTCACGCAAGAAAAAGACTGACGCCGCAGAGGAGGGAGCCCGCTGA
- a CDS encoding ABC transporter ATP-binding protein produces the protein MSTVLELKNVNKAFGGVQAVHDMSFVINRGELAGLIGPNGAGKTTIFNLITGVYDVTSGDIEFKGNNINKLKTFQVISLGIARTFQNLRLFAASSVLENVMTAAQQHYKYNFFEAISHLGRWKDKESATRKESMELLERVGLADRADQAAGTLPYGLQRRLEIARAISLKPELLLLDEPAAGMNAEEVEQLNHLITDIHKDFNLTILLIEHHMDMVMEICPHIVCMNFGAKIAEGTPEEIQSHPDVLKAYLGEEE, from the coding sequence ATGAGCACCGTACTTGAATTAAAAAATGTCAACAAAGCCTTCGGCGGGGTCCAGGCCGTCCATGATATGAGCTTTGTGATAAACAGGGGCGAGCTAGCCGGGCTCATTGGCCCCAACGGGGCTGGAAAGACGACGATTTTCAACCTTATCACCGGCGTTTATGATGTGACGAGCGGCGATATCGAGTTTAAGGGCAATAACATCAATAAGCTTAAGACTTTTCAGGTCATTTCGCTTGGCATCGCGCGTACCTTTCAGAACCTTCGCCTTTTCGCCGCCTCCTCCGTCCTCGAAAACGTGATGACCGCCGCGCAGCAGCATTATAAATATAACTTCTTTGAGGCCATTTCCCATCTCGGGCGCTGGAAGGATAAAGAGTCCGCGACACGTAAAGAGAGCATGGAGCTTCTCGAACGCGTAGGTCTCGCCGACCGCGCCGACCAGGCGGCGGGTACGCTGCCCTACGGTCTTCAGAGGCGTCTGGAAATAGCCCGCGCGATATCGCTCAAGCCGGAGCTGCTCCTGCTTGACGAGCCTGCCGCAGGTATGAACGCCGAGGAGGTCGAACAGCTCAACCACCTCATAACCGACATTCACAAAGATTTCAACCTCACAATCCTGCTTATCGAACACCACATGGATATGGTAATGGAGATCTGCCCGCATATTGTCTGTATGAATTTTGGCGCAAAGATCGCCGAGGGAACGCCGGAGGAGATACAGAGCCACCCTGACGTGCTCAAGGCCTATCTTGGAGAGGAGGAATAG
- a CDS encoding ABC transporter ATP-binding protein — MEERTHILSVKDLVVNYGAIQALKGASLDVYAGEIVAVIGANGAGKSTMMNAIMGDVPRASGEILLDGRQLPSKSYQVVSAGISLSPEGRKVFAPLTVLENLDMGAFPLSDRSQIEKQKEEVFQLFPRLLERKNQYAGTLSGGEQQMLAIGRAMMAKPRVLLLDEPSLGLAPIIINEIFKELTEVNRQLGMTILIVEQNARKALQLSHRAYVIQTGKIVMEGKSDDLLHNPEIEAAYLGGKKK; from the coding sequence ATGGAAGAGAGAACCCATATCCTCTCCGTAAAGGATCTTGTAGTAAATTACGGCGCGATCCAGGCTCTTAAGGGAGCTTCGCTTGACGTCTACGCAGGGGAGATCGTCGCCGTCATCGGCGCGAACGGCGCCGGAAAGTCGACGATGATGAACGCGATAATGGGCGACGTGCCGCGCGCCTCCGGTGAGATACTGCTTGATGGCAGGCAGCTGCCCAGCAAGAGCTATCAGGTCGTCTCCGCGGGAATCAGCCTCTCTCCCGAAGGGCGCAAGGTCTTCGCCCCGCTGACCGTACTTGAGAATCTTGATATGGGAGCCTTTCCACTCTCTGACAGAAGCCAGATAGAGAAACAGAAGGAGGAGGTATTCCAACTCTTTCCGCGTCTGCTTGAGCGTAAAAACCAGTACGCCGGTACGCTATCCGGCGGCGAACAACAGATGCTTGCGATCGGCCGAGCCATGATGGCAAAGCCCCGCGTGCTTCTTCTTGACGAACCGTCGCTCGGACTTGCCCCAATCATTATCAATGAGATATTCAAAGAGCTGACAGAGGTCAACCGGCAGCTTGGCATGACGATTCTCATCGTCGAGCAGAACGCGAGAAAGGCTCTGCAGCTCTCTCACCGCGCCTATGTCATTCAGACGGGCAAGATCGTGATGGAGGGCAAGTCGGATGACCTTCTGCATAACCCGGAGATCGAAGCGGCCTATCTTGGAGGAAAGAAAAAGTAG